The following are from one region of the Abiotrophia defectiva ATCC 49176 genome:
- a CDS encoding DUF948 domain-containing protein, whose amino-acid sequence MEWTSIAALIAALAFALLVLFLCWTLIGFNKIMKEVKQTVVEVNDSIKIITKDVDQLSIEVEGLLNKSNSLVDDLNGKLAQTDPLFKAVGDLGTSVSGVQASTRKVTQSFKAGHFLKRVTPFGNRKQEAEAKASAAAAGVKPTTPTADKPKPKATGSQLDYLIQKKPSHTAGEITLKK is encoded by the coding sequence ATGGAATGGACAAGCATTGCGGCCTTGATTGCGGCGCTAGCCTTTGCGCTATTAGTCCTCTTTCTGTGTTGGACCTTAATTGGTTTCAACAAAATCATGAAAGAAGTTAAGCAAACGGTGGTCGAGGTCAATGATTCCATCAAAATCATTACCAAAGATGTGGACCAACTCTCAATTGAAGTGGAAGGACTTCTTAATAAGTCCAATAGCTTGGTTGACGATCTGAATGGCAAGTTAGCACAAACTGACCCGCTCTTCAAGGCCGTAGGCGATTTGGGGACTTCAGTCAGTGGCGTACAGGCTTCTACTCGTAAGGTGACCCAATCCTTCAAGGCAGGCCACTTCTTAAAACGTGTGACACCTTTTGGCAACCGTAAGCAAGAAGCAGAAGCTAAGGCGTCAGCAGCAGCGGCGGGTGTCAAACCGACGACGCCTACAGCTGACAAGCCTAAGCCTAAGGCGACCGGATCACAGTTGGATTACCTAATCCAGAAGAAACCGTCACACACGGCGGGCGAAATTACACTAAAGAAATGA
- a CDS encoding mechanosensitive ion channel family protein: MDVFNQISHLAWPEILNRLWQFFLVTVIFWLGRGLVNRFFESKLRHKVFQVAPKTSPQRLQTIWTITKNAINYAFYFFYVYAVLGILGFPVSTLVAGAGIAGVAVGLGIKDFITDVVNGFFIILEGQYEVGEEVKIGDIRGKVQTVGIRTTIIQGTSGNRYYIPNGDISIVNNLSRENRQIVIDLPITDQTQLEDLAHQVQVITEGLSQDYAEDLTAEPVISGVVKDTTTGKFYYQISFYVTNGAQGRLTGAFYFRYLTQLQQAGIHLLD, encoded by the coding sequence GTGGATGTCTTTAACCAAATTAGTCATTTAGCCTGGCCGGAAATTCTCAACCGGCTCTGGCAATTCTTCCTAGTAACGGTCATCTTTTGGCTGGGGAGAGGCTTGGTCAATCGCTTTTTCGAATCCAAATTGCGCCACAAGGTCTTCCAGGTAGCACCTAAGACTTCACCTCAAAGACTCCAGACCATTTGGACCATTACTAAGAATGCTATTAACTATGCCTTTTATTTCTTCTATGTCTATGCTGTTCTAGGTATCCTAGGTTTTCCAGTTTCAACCTTAGTAGCCGGGGCCGGGATTGCCGGGGTAGCCGTCGGGTTAGGGATCAAGGACTTCATTACCGATGTGGTCAATGGCTTCTTCATTATTTTGGAGGGACAATACGAAGTAGGCGAAGAAGTCAAAATCGGGGACATTCGAGGCAAGGTCCAGACGGTGGGAATTCGGACGACCATTATCCAGGGGACCAGTGGCAATCGCTACTATATTCCAAATGGAGATATTAGTATTGTCAATAACCTTAGTCGGGAGAACCGCCAAATCGTCATTGATTTACCCATTACGGACCAGACCCAGCTGGAAGACTTGGCCCATCAGGTTCAAGTCATAACGGAGGGGCTGAGCCAGGACTATGCAGAGGATTTAACAGCTGAACCGGTTATTAGCGGTGTGGTCAAGGATACGACCACAGGGAAATTTTATTATCAGATTTCCTTCTATGTGACCAACGGTGCTCAGGGGCGGTTGACAGGGGCATTTTATTTCCGCTATTTGACTCAGCTTCAACAGGCTGGGATTCATCTCTTGGATTAA
- the cbpB gene encoding cyclic-di-AMP-binding protein CbpB, giving the protein MIHPKIEALVASKMLDFMIPADNVANVIDQHTLSTGLLILTQSNYTMIPVLSAESKLMGVISMSMIIKAVMTVDAIEMERLDELKVRDVMLSQPVRVQDNCHLADVLNYLIDQNFVCVVDGDNRFLGIITRKNVLQRLTHLLHLTSNPGEVARLIKLFETAKTGA; this is encoded by the coding sequence ATGATACATCCCAAAATTGAAGCCTTAGTGGCTAGCAAGATGCTGGACTTCATGATTCCAGCGGATAATGTTGCCAATGTGATTGACCAACATACCCTAAGTACCGGGCTTTTAATCTTAACCCAGTCCAACTATACCATGATTCCGGTTTTGTCAGCCGAGTCTAAGTTGATGGGGGTCATCTCCATGTCCATGATCATCAAAGCCGTCATGACGGTAGATGCCATTGAAATGGAGCGCCTGGACGAGTTGAAGGTTCGTGATGTTATGCTGAGTCAACCGGTGCGTGTCCAAGATAATTGTCATTTAGCGGATGTGCTCAACTACTTAATTGATCAGAACTTTGTCTGTGTGGTGGATGGGGATAACCGTTTCTTGGGTATTATTACCCGTAAGAATGTTCTACAACGTCTGACTCATCTCCTACATTTAACTTCCAACCCTGGTGAGGTGGCTCGACTCATTAAACTATTTGAGACGGCCAAGACAGGAGCTTAG
- a CDS encoding metallophosphoesterase → MKILLMSDNHGRWPKVHELVEYYRPQVDLILHCGDSEFAPDDPVWEKVDAVVTGNNDYDPEYPDELIINTRQGRIFLTHGHFHNVYFNSKRMVKAAHDNHCQFAFHGHTHVAYAKIEDGVLLCNPGSLNYSRGSLPYRTYAILTFEAQTIKVEFYDDDKHRLDQLTQVFDRKLLEEAGYDTSQN, encoded by the coding sequence ATGAAAATTCTATTAATGAGTGACAATCATGGCCGTTGGCCTAAAGTCCATGAATTAGTGGAGTATTACCGGCCACAAGTTGATCTTATTCTGCATTGCGGAGATTCAGAGTTTGCCCCTGATGATCCCGTCTGGGAAAAGGTAGATGCGGTCGTAACCGGTAATAACGACTATGACCCAGAATATCCGGATGAATTGATTATCAACACTCGCCAAGGGCGTATTTTCCTGACTCATGGTCATTTCCACAATGTCTACTTTAATAGCAAACGGATGGTCAAGGCAGCTCATGACAATCACTGCCAGTTTGCCTTCCACGGCCATACCCATGTGGCCTATGCCAAGATTGAGGATGGCGTCTTGCTCTGCAATCCGGGTAGCCTTAACTACTCACGGGGCTCCTTACCTTATCGGACCTATGCCATCCTAACTTTTGAAGCTCAAACTATTAAAGTTGAGTTCTACGATGATGACAAACATCGCTTGGATCAGTTGACCCAAGTTTTTGATCGAAAATTACTTGAGGAGGCTGGATATGATACATCCCAAAATTGA
- a CDS encoding XTP/dITP diphosphatase — protein sequence MKLVIATQNKGKVAEFERLLGPKGIEVVSLLDYPDLPEVEETGDSFEANARLKAESIAKLLNLPVLADDSGLVVPYLNGAPGIYSARYAGQPKSDKANIDKLLREMSQASGDQRQAYFVTCLVLASPEHDSHVVEGRAYGTIALEPSGESGFGYDPVFYVDQEGATFAQIPLSRKNQISHRANAIKALLASLPEWLEVTT from the coding sequence TTGAAGTTAGTCATCGCAACGCAGAATAAAGGCAAAGTAGCCGAATTTGAACGTCTTTTGGGGCCTAAGGGCATTGAAGTTGTTTCGCTCTTAGACTATCCTGATTTACCAGAGGTTGAAGAGACAGGGGATAGCTTTGAAGCCAATGCCCGACTCAAGGCAGAAAGCATTGCTAAGCTTTTGAATTTACCAGTCTTAGCAGATGATTCGGGTCTAGTAGTACCTTATCTAAATGGTGCGCCTGGCATCTATTCGGCTCGCTATGCCGGCCAACCTAAGTCTGACAAGGCCAATATTGACAAACTCTTGCGGGAAATGAGCCAAGCCAGTGGGGATCAACGCCAGGCCTACTTCGTCACTTGCTTAGTGCTAGCCTCGCCTGAACATGACAGTCATGTCGTAGAAGGACGGGCCTATGGGACTATTGCGCTGGAGCCAAGTGGAGAATCGGGTTTTGGCTACGATCCAGTATTCTATGTGGACCAAGAAGGGGCTACCTTTGCCCAAATCCCACTAAGTCGTAAGAACCAAATCAGCCATCGGGCCAATGCCATTAAGGCCCTCCTGGCTAGTCTACCTGAATGGCTTGAGGTGACAACATGA
- the racE gene encoding glutamate racemase: protein MNVMKDLPIGFIDSGYGGLTVVKQSLKQLPNESIIYLGDNARCPYGPRSMEEVKDFIWQLSRFLLKKGIKMLVIACNTGTAAALEEIRQTLDIPVVGVIHPGSRAAIERTENNHIGVIGTQGTIASNLYERVMKDKADYLQVTSVACPSFVQLVENHQLNSPLAWQQVRESLSAFDQTGIDTLVMGCTHYPHLKPLIQAVMGQGVTLIDSGVETLNEVSMLLDYFGLSRSAKDAQIQPPSQQFYTTGDAKQFAQFVTAWLEQAEPSIGQCQIEGDEILEVSHRNAE from the coding sequence ATGAATGTCATGAAAGATTTACCAATTGGCTTTATCGATTCAGGTTATGGGGGCCTGACAGTGGTCAAGCAGAGCCTCAAGCAACTGCCTAATGAATCCATTATTTACTTGGGGGACAATGCCCGTTGCCCATATGGACCACGGTCCATGGAAGAGGTTAAGGATTTTATTTGGCAGTTAAGCCGTTTCCTGCTTAAAAAAGGCATTAAGATGCTAGTCATTGCCTGCAATACCGGGACAGCTGCAGCCTTGGAAGAGATTCGCCAGACCTTGGACATTCCAGTGGTCGGGGTCATTCATCCTGGTAGCCGGGCTGCCATTGAGCGGACAGAAAATAACCATATCGGCGTTATCGGGACCCAGGGGACCATTGCAAGTAACCTTTATGAACGGGTCATGAAGGATAAGGCAGACTATCTGCAGGTTACGAGTGTGGCCTGCCCAAGCTTTGTCCAATTAGTAGAAAATCACCAGCTTAATAGCCCTCTGGCCTGGCAGCAGGTTCGAGAAAGCTTAAGTGCCTTTGACCAGACAGGGATTGATACTCTGGTCATGGGTTGCACCCATTATCCCCACCTCAAGCCACTGATTCAGGCGGTCATGGGGCAAGGAGTGACCTTGATTGATTCAGGCGTAGAGACCTTGAATGAGGTCAGCATGCTCTTAGACTATTTTGGTTTGAGTCGTAGTGCCAAAGATGCGCAGATTCAGCCACCAAGCCAGCAGTTCTATACGACAGGGGATGCAAAGCAATTTGCTCAGTTCGTGACTGCTTGGTTGGAACAAGCAGAGCCAAGCATCGGTCAGTGCCAAATTGAAGGAGATGAGATTCTTGAAGTTAGTCATCGCAACGCAGAATAA
- a CDS encoding V-type ATP synthase subunit D, whose protein sequence is MARLDVKPTRMELNNLKDRLKIASRGHKLLKDKRDELMRQFIELIRQNNQLRQKVEGNLVEGMQDFVLAKSVESDAMVQELFAVPSKEVALEIRQDSIMSVAVPKLFADVKEAANASEVPYSYVGSNSEMDQAIGSITASLDDLLKLAEIEKTCQLMADEIEKTRRRVNGLEYQIIPQLEETIYYIEMKLEEAERANLIRMMKVKNM, encoded by the coding sequence ATGGCGCGCTTAGATGTCAAACCGACCCGGATGGAACTTAATAACCTCAAGGATCGTCTGAAAATCGCCAGCCGTGGCCACAAGCTCCTCAAGGATAAGCGGGATGAATTGATGAGACAGTTCATTGAATTAATCCGGCAGAACAACCAACTTCGTCAGAAGGTGGAAGGGAACTTAGTTGAAGGCATGCAAGACTTCGTATTGGCTAAGTCGGTAGAGAGTGATGCTATGGTGCAGGAACTCTTTGCCGTACCATCCAAGGAAGTGGCCCTAGAAATTCGTCAGGACTCCATCATGAGTGTGGCGGTGCCTAAGCTCTTCGCAGATGTCAAGGAAGCAGCCAATGCTAGCGAAGTACCTTACTCCTATGTCGGGTCCAACAGCGAAATGGACCAGGCTATTGGCTCGATTACGGCCTCCCTAGACGACCTCTTGAAGTTAGCGGAAATCGAGAAGACTTGCCAACTCATGGCAGATGAGATTGAAAAAACACGTCGCCGTGTTAATGGTTTAGAGTATCAGATTATTCCGCAGTTAGAAGAGACCATCTACTATATCGAAATGAAGCTTGAAGAAGCCGAACGGGCCAACCTGATTCGGATGATGAAAGTGAAAAATATGTAA
- a CDS encoding V-type ATP synthase subunit B, translated as MAVIKEYRTVSEVVGPLMLVEDVQGVRFNELVEIRLHNGEFRQGQVLEVQEDKALVQLFEGSAGINLASAKVRFTGKPLHLGVSEDMVGRVFNGMGEAIDGGPDLIPEQYLDIDGQAINPVARDYPDEFIQTGISAIDHLNTLVRGQKLPVFSGSGLPHKELAAQIARQATVLNSDENFAVVFAAMGITFEEAEFFMNDLRETGAMDRSVLFINLANDPAIERIATPRIALTTAEYLAYEKDMHVLVIMTDMTNYCEALREVSAARREVPGRRGYPGYLYTNLSTLYERAGRIIGKKGSVTQIPILTMPEDDITHPIPDLTGYITEGQIILSRDLYNSGYRPPINVLPSLSRLKDKGSGEGKTRYDHAPTMNQLFAAYATGKQAKELAVVLGESALSDVDRKYIEFTNRFEEEYINQGFYTNRSIQETLDLGWELLSILPRTELKRIKDDMLDTFLKPAE; from the coding sequence ATGGCAGTCATTAAAGAATACCGCACGGTTAGTGAAGTAGTAGGCCCCTTAATGTTGGTTGAAGACGTCCAAGGAGTTCGCTTTAACGAACTGGTCGAAATCCGCCTACATAATGGTGAGTTCCGCCAAGGGCAAGTCTTGGAAGTCCAAGAAGACAAAGCCTTGGTCCAACTCTTTGAAGGTTCGGCTGGTATTAACCTAGCTAGCGCCAAGGTGCGGTTTACTGGTAAACCCCTGCATTTGGGGGTTTCGGAAGACATGGTCGGCCGTGTCTTCAACGGCATGGGGGAAGCCATCGATGGTGGCCCAGACCTCATTCCTGAACAATACCTTGACATTGATGGTCAGGCTATTAACCCGGTTGCGCGGGATTATCCGGATGAATTCATTCAGACTGGGATTTCGGCCATTGACCACCTCAATACCTTGGTTCGGGGGCAGAAATTACCTGTCTTCTCAGGTTCAGGTCTGCCTCATAAGGAATTAGCCGCACAGATTGCCCGTCAAGCAACCGTACTTAACTCAGATGAAAACTTCGCCGTGGTCTTTGCCGCTATGGGGATTACCTTTGAAGAAGCGGAATTCTTTATGAATGACCTGCGTGAAACAGGTGCTATGGACCGTTCCGTCCTCTTCATCAACTTGGCCAACGACCCAGCTATCGAGCGGATTGCAACTCCTCGGATTGCCCTGACGACAGCAGAATACTTGGCTTATGAGAAGGATATGCACGTTCTGGTTATTATGACCGACATGACCAACTACTGCGAAGCCTTGCGTGAAGTCTCGGCAGCACGTCGGGAAGTGCCAGGTCGTCGTGGTTATCCAGGTTATCTCTATACCAACCTGTCTACCCTCTACGAGCGTGCTGGGCGGATTATTGGTAAGAAGGGTTCTGTTACCCAAATTCCAATTTTGACCATGCCAGAAGATGACATTACCCATCCAATTCCTGACTTGACTGGTTATATCACCGAAGGTCAAATTATCCTGTCACGGGACCTCTATAATAGTGGTTACCGGCCACCAATTAACGTGCTCCCATCCCTGTCCCGTCTTAAAGATAAGGGGTCAGGTGAAGGTAAGACCCGTTACGACCATGCGCCAACCATGAACCAGCTCTTTGCAGCTTATGCGACTGGTAAGCAGGCTAAGGAATTAGCCGTCGTTTTAGGGGAGTCTGCTCTGTCGGATGTGGACCGTAAATACATTGAGTTCACTAACCGTTTTGAAGAAGAGTATATAAACCAAGGTTTCTATACTAACCGTTCAATTCAAGAAACCTTAGACTTGGGTTGGGAATTGCTTTCTATCTTGCCACGGACAGAACTCAAGCGGATTAAGGATGATATGTTGGATACCTTCCTTAAACCAGCAGAATAG